One Nitrospirae bacterium YQR-1 DNA window includes the following coding sequences:
- the hemA gene encoding glutamyl-tRNA reductase: MNILVVGLNHKTADVEVREKIAFTAEEIPAGLSTLRGMANVHEAVILSTCNRVEIYLSGDNTENISACVKDYFSGARNIERQKLEAALYLRSDYEGVRHIFRVASSLDSMVLGEPQILGQLKDSFDLALKNSSSGIILNKLMKKAISVAKRVRTETKVAENAVSIGYAAVELAKKIFGELSDKVFMLLGAGEMAELAAKHLTGSGVREVIVANRTYERGCALANEFSGRAIEFSMFKAELTKADIVICSTGAPSYVLNKHDMEKIMKDRKKRSVFIIDISVPRNIDPAVNDIDNVYLYDIDDLQGVVDSNLHERQREALRAEEIVKEEVEVFFKWMQSLDAVPTIVALRKTAEEIRNDELAKLFNKLDGLGEKEKKSIELMASAIVNKLIHPPTVALKSDDEDRDILIAAVRRLYGINGNMK, encoded by the coding sequence ATGAACATTCTGGTAGTAGGGCTTAACCACAAGACGGCTGATGTTGAGGTCAGGGAAAAAATTGCTTTTACAGCCGAGGAGATTCCTGCAGGCCTGAGCACTCTTAGAGGCATGGCAAACGTACATGAGGCGGTTATTTTATCAACCTGTAACCGTGTCGAGATATACCTAAGCGGTGATAACACAGAGAACATATCCGCCTGTGTTAAGGACTATTTTTCAGGGGCTCGCAACATTGAAAGACAAAAACTGGAAGCAGCTCTGTATTTGCGCAGTGATTATGAAGGTGTAAGGCATATATTCCGGGTGGCGTCAAGTCTGGATTCGATGGTGTTGGGAGAGCCCCAGATACTGGGACAGCTAAAGGACTCCTTTGACCTTGCTCTAAAGAATTCCTCATCAGGGATAATTTTAAATAAACTGATGAAAAAAGCCATCTCTGTGGCTAAGAGGGTGCGCACGGAGACAAAAGTAGCCGAAAATGCTGTATCTATAGGATATGCGGCTGTTGAGCTGGCAAAGAAGATTTTTGGAGAGCTTTCCGATAAAGTCTTTATGTTGCTGGGGGCAGGGGAAATGGCCGAGCTTGCGGCAAAGCATCTTACCGGCAGCGGCGTCAGGGAAGTTATAGTGGCCAACCGTACCTATGAAAGGGGCTGTGCGCTTGCAAATGAGTTTTCAGGTAGGGCTATAGAGTTTTCCATGTTTAAAGCCGAATTAACTAAAGCCGATATTGTGATATGCTCTACCGGAGCACCCTCCTATGTTTTAAATAAACACGATATGGAAAAAATAATGAAAGACAGAAAAAAGCGTTCCGTTTTTATTATAGACATATCCGTTCCGCGCAACATTGACCCTGCGGTCAATGACATTGACAACGTGTATCTGTACGACATTGACGATCTGCAAGGCGTGGTTGATTCCAATCTGCATGAGCGGCAGAGGGAGGCTCTCAGGGCTGAGGAAATAGTAAAGGAAGAGGTGGAAGTGTTTTTTAAATGGATGCAGTCACTGGATGCGGTGCCAACCATAGTGGCCTTAAGAAAAACTGCTGAGGAAATCCGAAACGATGAACTGGCTAAGCTCTTTAACAAACTGGACGGTCTTGGCGAGAAGGAAAAGAAATCAATTGAGCTGATGGCCTCCGCTATCGTAAATAAACTC